From the genome of Vicinamibacterales bacterium:
GCGTCGGCGACGAGGGCACCCATCTTGCGTCGCACCTTGTCCGACAGCGCCGGCGACGGCGACTCCTCCAGCAGCTTCTGGTGCCGCCGCTGAATCGAGCATTCCCGCTCGCCCAGGTGGATCACCGAGCCGTGGTGGTCGCCGAGGACCTGGAACTCGATGTGGCGCGGCGCCTCGAGGTAGCGCTCGATGTAGACCTCGCCCCGCCCGAAGGCCGCCTCGGCCTCGCGCTGGGCCGTCCGCAGGTTGTGCGGGAGGTCGCCAGCGTGCTTCACGATGCGCATGCCGCGACCGCCGCCGCCGGCCACGGCCTTGATGATCACCGGATAGCCGATGTCCTTGGCCACCTGCAGGGCGTGGGCCTCGCCGTCCACGGCCCCGTCGCTGCCAGGCAGCATCGGCAGGCCGGCCTTCTTCATGGCCCGGCGGGCCTTCGACTTGTCACCGAGCAGCCGGATCACGTGCGGATCGGGGCCGATGAAGCGGATATGGCAGGCCTCGCACACCTCCGCGAGATAGGCGCTCTCCGACAGGAACCCGTACCCCGGATGGATGGCGTCAGCGCCCGTGATCTCGGCGGCGCTGATGATCGCCGGCACGTTCAGGTAGCTCTCGGCGCTGCGCGCACCGCCGATGCAGATGTCCTCATCGGCGAAGCGCACGTGCAGCGAGTTCTCGTCGGCTTCCGAGTAGACGGCGACCGTCTTGATGCCGAGTTCTCGGCACGCGAAGATGATGCGCAGCGCAATCTCGCCCCGATTCGCGACCAGGATCTTCTTGAACATGGCTACGAGCGCAGCCGGATGGCGAAAATCCGCTCGCCGTACTGCACCGGCTGACCGTTCTCCACGTAGACGTTCGCGATCTCGCCCTCGTATTCGGAGTCGATTTCGTTCATCAGCTTCATCGCCTCGATGATGCAGAGCACCTGGCCCTTCTTCACCGTGTCGCCGACCGAGACGAAGGCGGCGGCGCCGGGTTCGGGGGACCGGTAGAAGGTGCCGACGATCGGCGACTTCACGATGGCCAGTTCGGTTCCGTCCGGCACGGGCGCCGGCGCGGCGACCGGAGCATCGAGGGCCGGCGGAGGCGCGGCGGCCACGGGCGCGGCCGCCGGGACCACGTGGGTCACGATGTGCGGACCGCCCCGCTTCACGCGCAGCTTGAATCCGGCATCCTCCACTTCGAACTCGGCGAGGTCGTGCGCCTGCACGAGCTCCAGCAAGGCCTTGATCTCGTCAGCGGTCATTGGATCTCGTTGGTGGGCGGGAGGCCGGTGAGGCGCTCCACGCCGGAGGGGGTGACGACGACGTCGTCCTCGATGCGCACGCCGCCCAGGGGCGGCAGGTAGACTCCCGGTTCCACGGTGAAGACCATGCCCGCGAGCAGGGGGCCGTCGGCGTCGCCACGGGGAGCGATCCAGGGTCGTTCGTGAACTTCGAGGCCCAGGCCGTGCCCCGTGCCATGGACGAAATAGTCGGCCAGGCCCTCGGCGGCCAGCGCGGAGCGGGCCGCGTCGTCGACGCTGGACGGCAGCGTCCCCGGCGCGGCCGCGGCGATGGCCGCCTCCTGGGCTGCCGCCACCGCCCGCACCCAGCGCCGACGCTCCGCGGGCACGCCGCGACCGACGACGGTCCGCGTCATGTCCACCGCATAGCCATCCAGCAGGCCACCGAAGTCCACGACCACGAGGTCGCCCTGCTCGACCTGTCGAGTCGTGGGACGGTGGTGAGGCCGGGCGGCGTTGGGACCCGAGGCGACGATCGTCTCGAAGGCGGGCTTGTCGAATCCGGCGTTCCGCAACGCCTGGTCGATTTCCCAGGCCAATTGCCGCTCGGTGGGGCCGTCGGACACCTTTGGGAGTATACACGCCGCGACTTCGGCCAGCCGCCGACCGGCCTCCCGCAGCACCCCCAGTTCCCAGGCGTCTTTGACGACCCGCTTCCCCGCCAGGAGTCCAGTCGTATCCACACACACGCCCGCGCCCGACGCGCGCAGCGCCTCCGAGAGTGCGTGGCGGCGGGCCACCGTGAGATGGTCCGCTTCGATGCCCATCCGTCGGACGCCCGCGTCGGCGGCGGCGGCCGCGATGGCCGTCTCATAGGCGTCGCCGCGAGCGACCGGCACGACGTCGACCCCGAGACGGGTCCCGGCGTCCCGGAAGACGTCGACGTACCGCTGGTCCGCGACCGCCAGGGTCCGGCCGGCCAGGACGAGCGCGGCGCCCGCCGACACGTCGAGGCCGAACAGGTAGCGAAGATGAATCGGGGACGTGACGAGGAGCGCGTCCCGATCGGGCGCGGTGGCCAGATCCTGAGCGGCCGCGAGGCGCGCACGAAGCCGATCGTCGGGAGGAGGCATGGGGCTCGGACCCTGCCGCCGGCACCCGGCGGAATCAGCCGTTCGAGCGCTCGTGCAGGGTATTCAGCCAGCCTTCGAGATCGCCGAGCAGGTCGTCGCCCGCCGACGATTCCGCCGCAGCGGCCGCGCCCGCGAGATCCGACGTCGACTCCCCCGCGTCGCCGGCACCCTCGGCCGGAACCACCGGCGAGGGCGCCTCCAGGGTAGCAGGCTGTTCGACGAGGAGCTGAGAGAAATCCAGCGACGGCACGGGCGTCTCGGCGGCCGCCTCAAGGGCGCTCACCGCCTCGAGCTCCGGCGACGACACGACGATCGAGGCGACGGCCGCTTCGGGCGCCACGTCCGTCGGCGGGTCGGGCGCCGTGTGCGCCGAGACCTCCGCCTCGGCGGCCTGCTCGAGAATCGTCGGCGCCGCATCGGCGGGCGGCACGGCCGCCGCCCGCGCCGCGTCCTGCGCCCGCAGCTCGGCTTCGAGCGCGGCAAACGGATTCGGCGCGTCCGACGACTCGAGCGCCGGCAGGGAGACGGGCGCGGCTCCCGGCCGGCCTTCGATCACGGCTTCGAGCTGCGGCGGCGCCGAGGGCGTGCCGAGCGCCGCCACCAGGCGGTCGAAGTCGAACGGGGCCGTGCTGCTGCCCGAACCGGCGCCTGCCGGAGGCGGCGGGGGCGGCGGCGCGGGCCGGGCCACCGGCACGCGCTCGGCGGCGGAGAGCAACTCCCGGTGGGCTTCCTCGAAGGACAGTCCGCTGGCGTCGCCCGTCGACGCGGCCCCGACCTGACGCGAGAGCTGCTGGACGAGCTCCTCGATCTCCGGGTCGTGCCGCGCCAGGGTCAGCGCGCGCTGGTAGTAGGTCAGGGCGTCGGCCAGACGGCCGTCACGCTGGCAGATTTCGGCCAGGCCCCTGACGGCGGCCAGGTTCTCCGGCGCTTCAGTGACCACGAACTCGAATTCCGCCCGGGCGTCGGCCAGCTGGCTGAGGTCCAGGAGCGCCCGGCCCAGGGTGACCCGCGCCGAGAGGTAGCCCGGGTGCCGCGTGAGTCCTTCGCGGCACACGCGCACGGCCTCATCGGTCTGGCCTGACCGGCGGTACTCCTCGGCGAGCTGGGCGAAGGCGATCGACGCCGGGTCGTTCTGGACCCGGCGGCGAAGCTCGTCGATGCGAGATGGGGACACGGGGCTCCTAGGGTACCTTGATCTTGACCGCCTGGGTCACGACGCCCACGCCGTTCGGCGAGAAACTGCTGTCGGTGACGGTCAGCGTGACGTTGAACGTCACGTCGTCTCCTGGCAGCGCGCCCGGCGGAATGAGGTCCACGTCGTAGCGCTTGGCGACGGTCATGCCGCTGCCGGTCCGGCCCGTGCCGAAGTCCCAATCGTAGGCGACGATCGTCAGACCCTCGGCCGCCGTGGACGACGCGGCGTTGAAGAAGACTTCCTGGCCGAAGCGCGGCTCGGCCGGTGAGTAGGTGAAGCTGGCGGTCGGCCGCGCCGTGGCGGTGACGGTGATGGACTGCGTCGTCGTCGATGTGGCCCCTCGGACGTCCATGACCGTGAGGCGCACGGCGTAGGTGCCGGAGGCGCGGAACTCATGCAGCACCACCATGCCCGTGCCCTGCGACCCGTCGCCGAAGTCCCACGAGTAGGCGCACCCGGTGCCGCACAGCACCCCTTCGTCCTTCGTCGCCGAGGCGTCGAAGGTCACGGGCACGTAGGCCTTGACCGGCGTCGGGGTGACCGTGAAAGCCGCCACCGGCGGGCTGTTCGGCGGCAGGATGATCCGATCGTCGGGCGGCACGAGCCGAATCTCGACGTAGCGCTCCACCGAGCCAGCGAAATCGGTCCCGACGGGCGTCACGGCCAGGTTCACGATCGTAAAGGGATCGATCGGGTCGGCCAGGGGCAGCGGCGCCGTGTAGGTGAGGCGGGCCACGCCGTCGTCACCCGTGACGACGGTGCGCGTCGACAGCTTGCCGTAGTCGAAGGCCGCGCCGTTCACGATGATCTCGACGCGAAGCTGGACCGCCCGCGCCGGCCGGCCGTCGGCTCCGCGCGCGGTGATCTCGACCGTCGCGACGGACGCTCCGTCCTGTTTGAGCTGATCCGGGCTGACCCGGGTGGTCACCGACAGCCCGAGCTCCGACGGGCCGGAGAGGGGGGGCACCTCGGTCTTCTTGACGGTGCAGGCACCGACGCCGATGGCGGCGACGACGAGCAGTGCCAGCGAAGAGGCACGAGACATGGAGAACGTCACGGCTGAGTCCTTTCCAATCGTCTGAATGGGCGGCCCTACTGGGGGTCGCCGTAGTCGGCGAAGCTCACCGACATCTCGCCCGTCACCGACACTTCGTTGCCGGCCTGATCGGCACCCCAGAACGTGATCTCCGCCACGGTCCCGATGAACTGCGCGCCGCCGATGTTCCGGAGGTTCGCCAGCGGCGGTTCCCGCTTCGCCACGACGCGAACCAGGTCGAAGAAGCCCGTGACGGCCTGGCCGCCCCGGACGGTGACGGTCATGCCGCCGTCGTGCGCGTAGGGCACGTCGACGCCCTGGGTGTTGCGGCCGTCCGCACGGCGGTACACGACGCGGTACCGCGTGACGGTGATGTCGTTGAGCGCGGTGGGCTGCGTCGGCAGATCCGGCGTGCCCGGGTCCTTGAGGCCGATACGGAAGGTGGCGCGGCCGATGTCGCCGAAGATCGTCGGCACCTTCACCTTCTCGCCGTTCACGTCCACCTCGACGAGGGTGACGACGTCGGACGAGACCGTCGACCCGAACTTGTCCGGCTCGGCGCCGCTGGCGCCGTCGAGCGCGACGAGCACCAGATAGGCGGGCGAACGGCCCGACCGGGCCACGTCCCCGCACGCGGCCGTCCACATGGCCGCCGCCGTCACCATCACTGCCGTTGCACGACGCGTGAAACTCGAGACTCGCATGATGTCCTCTATGCCCGTGGGGTCGCGGCGATCAGCCCTTGGTGATGCGCGGGGTGATGAAGATGAGCAGCTCGCGGCTCTCATCGCTCATCTCGTCGCGCTTGAACAGCCAGCCGAGGAGCGGCACGCGCGACAGGAGCGGCGTGCGGCCCTGGACGGACTGTTCGCGGCTCAGGTAGATGCCGCCGATGACGGTCGTCTCGCCGTCGGCCACGAGCACGGTCGTCACCGCGCGCTGCGTGTCGATGGGCGGGATGTCGTTGATGGCGCGGCTGTAGTCGGGCGCCGCGTTCTCGAGGTTCACGCGCATGATGACCGTGTTGGACGCCGTGATCTGGGGCGTGACCTTCAGCGTGAGGGCCGCGTCCTTGAACGTGACGGTGACGGTGTTGTTCGCCACGGTCTGAATCGGAATCTGCACGCCCTGGGTGATCTCGGCCTCGACGTTGTTCTGCGTCGAGACGCGCGGCGTGGAGAGCAGGCGGCCCTGGCCCGACCGCTCGAGGGCGCTCAACGCCACGTCGAGGTTCACGGCCCCGTTGATGGAGCCCAGGGCCAGGCCCAGGGCGCTCGTCGCATTGGCGACGCCGAGGCCCACGCCGGTCGGCGCGGCGTCGGGTCCCTGCACGGGGCCGGTGCGGCCCGTGAGGCTGCCGTTGTTCGGGAAGGCCAGGCCGGTCGTGTTGCCCAGCTCCGGCGACACCCGGCCGCTCACGCCCCACTGGACGCCGATGTTCCGGGCGAAGTCACGAGTGGTCTGGACGATGCGCGCCTCGATCTCGACCTGCGGTTGCGGCAGGTCGAGCGCCGCCAGCAGGTTCTCGGCCGCGGTCAACCGGGCCGGCAGGTCGCGGATGATGATGGTGTTCGTCCGGGGATCCACCTGGACCTCCCCGCGCGACGAGAGCGCGCTGCGGGTGAGGATCGGGATGAGGTCCGCCGCCTTGGCGTAGCTGAGCGGCCGCGTGAACACGCGCAGCTCGCCCGCCAGCGCCTGCTCGTCGGCGAGCGCCCGGCGCTGCTTCTCCTCGTCGGCCAGGACGGTCAGCGGCGCGATGCGCACGATGGTGCCGTCCACGAAGTACCCGAGCTTGTTGGACTTCAGGATGATGTCGAGCGCCTGGTCCCAGGGCACGTCGCGCAGCGACACGTCCACGGTCCCGTTGATGCTCGGGTCGATCACGACGTTCAGGCCGCTGATCTCGGAGAAGGTCCGCAGCACGGCGCGCAGGTCGGCGCCCTGGAAATCGAGCGACACGGGATGTCCGCTGAAGCGCGCGGCCGCCGGCGCCGCATCCGGCATCTGGCTCGGCATCGCGGGCGCCTGGGCCGCCTGCGGCTCCTGGCGCGGGACCGCCGTGACCGCCGCGGGCACGACCGTGGCGGCCGGCTCGGGCGCGGGCTCGGTCGCCGCGGGCTCGGGCGCGGGCTCGGCAGCGGGCGCCTCGGGCGCGACCGCGGGCTCGGCGGTCGCGCCGGCCTGTTCAGGCTGCGCGGCCGGCGCCGCGTCGGCCGCGAACACGACCCGAACCTCGTCGCTGTCGCCGTCACCGGCCTCGACGCGGTATTCGAGCTTGCGCTTCAGGTCGACGACCACGCGGGTGACGAGCGGATCGCGGCTGTTGGTCGCCACTCGCACGCGGGACACGTCGGCCTGATTCACCCCGATCACGGAGGGGACGGAGCGGCCCGCGGCCACGCCGGCGAAGTCCAACAAGACGCGGGGTGGCAGGTCCTTCGCGTCCTCGACCGTGGAGGCCGTGAGCAGGCCGTTCCCGACGATGGCCACCGTCACCTCGTCGCCCGAGCGCGAGGCGCGGACCGCCCGCAGTTCCGTGGCCGTGACGCGTGAGGCGACCGCCGCGGTGGCACTCGCTGCCGGTGCCGCGGCCGCCCGATCCACTTCGACCAGAATCAGGTTCCGAGACGTCCGCACGCGGTGCGGCGCGGCCCGGTCGAGCGAGACGCGGACGCGGGCGAGCGGCGTTCCGTCGGCGGCGACCGTCTCCTCCAGCCGCACGCGATCGACCGGCGCGATGCCCTCGCGTCCGCCCGGCACCGGCGAGACGCCGAGCCGGACGTTGCGCAGGTCCACCAGCACGGTCAGCGGGTCCGGCTGCGAGGTGACGTAGGCCACCGGCTCGGTGGACTCGATCACCACGGCGCTCACGCCGCCGTCGTCACGAGTGGAAAGGGCCCGCAGGAGGGGCGTCGCCGCGACCTCGGATGCGGCGCCGAGCACGGCCGCGTGTCCCGCCAGAAGGGTGACACACGCCACGAGCGTCACGAGTGGAGCCATTCGCCGGAGCATCATTTGCCTTCTTCCTGGGAGCGCAGGGCCTTCCGCACCTCGCGCTGCTTCTGGACTGCGAGCGGATCGTTGAGCTGCTGCAGGATCACGACTTCCTGCGCGTTGATGGACTGCACCGTGCCGTCGTACAGCTTGGCGCCGGCCTTGACGGTGAAGTTCTGGCCCTTGGCGGGACCCGACACCATGGCGACGAACGCGCCGTCGGTCAGGACGATCCCGCGGAGCTGGAGCTCGTCGGTGCCGAGGCCCGCCACGCCGGAGGGCCGGCTGCCGCCGGTCGCGCTCTGGGGCACGGGGCCGTGCGTGAGCGGCGCGAACGGATCGCGGCGTCCGCCGGAGCCGTAGGTGAAATCGGCTGGCGGCGAGGGCAGGTCGCGGGCAGGCGCGGCCTGTACAGGCGCGGCAGGCGCCGGTGCCTGGGCCATGGCCGGCACGGCGCTGCCCAGGAGGAACGCGAGCGTGGCGGAAGCGAGGCGGCTCATTCGGTCTTCTTCGCGGGCCCGCCGGCGGCCTGCGCTCCTGTCTGGGTCGGCTGCTCGTTCAGCACGAACGTCATCGCCGTGCACTTCACCGTCACCGTGGTGCCGGACGTCGGCCGCGGCGAGGTGACCATTTCGATCGCGCCGATGTTGATGATCCGGGGCAGCTTGCTGACCTGGTCGAAGAACTGCCCCACGTTGTGGTACGAGCCCTCGACTTCGATCTCAATCGGCCACTCGGCGTGAAGCTCGCGAACCGCGATCGCCCGGGGCCGGAAGTGACGGATCGTCAGGCGCGAGTCGGCCGCCAGGCTCTGAATCCGCCGCAGCAGATCGGCGACGTCCTTTTCCTCCGGCAGGATGGCCTTGAGGCTCTCGAGCCGGCCTTCGAGGTCGCCCACCTGGGCACGGAACTCGGGCAGCTTCCGGGCCGTTTCCCGGCCCTTGTCGATGCGTCCGTTGATGGCCGCCAGCTCGGCGCGGCGCGTCTCGAGCTCGTTGTGGCGGTCCTGCTCGTAGAAGTACTTGTAGCCGCCGACGATCATCCCCCCCACCAGGGCGAAGACGAGCATCTGGCCCCACCAGGGGAGCTTGTTCATCTGCAGGCTAGCCACGGGCGCCTCCCTTCGCGGGCGGCGTCGTCGCGGCCGGCGCGGCCACCGACTTCAGGCCGGCCATCTGGAAGCCGGCCTTCACGGAGAACTTGATGAGTTCCGGGGCGGTGCTGGTCGCCGCCACGACCTCGCTGTTCACGATCTCGACCGGCCGGGCGAAGTAGCGCGACTGCTCGAGCGCCCCGACGAAATCCGACAGGGACGTCAGCGACAGGCAGTTGCCCTCGATCGTCAGGTCGTAGCCGGACTGCCCGACGCGGGTCAGCCACATCTGGTCCGGCAGGTTGCGGCTGATCTGGTCGAGGATGTGGACGGGCGCCGTCTGGCCACGCCGGAGTTCCTCGATGAGGGACACCCGCTGCTCGAGGCGCTCGCGGCGCGCCTCGAAGTCGTGGACCTCCGAGATGACCTTGATGAGCCGCTGCTCTTCGGCGCGGGCCGCGTCGATCTCGGCGTTCAGCGACGCCTCTTCCTGGCCCATCGACCAGAAACTCCAGCCCACGTACCCCATGGCGAGCGCCACGAGCAGGCCGCCGGCCAGTGCAATCTTCTTGCCCTCGTCGAGCGTGAAGCGGCTCGGCGCGGCCAGCTTCTGCTTCTCGGCGAGGAGGTTGATACGAATCACCGGTCACCCTCCTTCCGCAGGGCCAGGCCCACGGCGACCGCACACATCGGGCCGAGGTCGGCGGCGTTCGAGCCGTTCAATGCGGCCGCGTCGATGGGCACGTTCCTGAAGGGGTCGAAGCGGTCGACCTCGGTGCCGAGGCGCTCGCGCAGCGCTCCAGAGAAGTGCTCGACCAGCGACGTGCCCCCGCTGACCATCACCTTGTCGATGTGGTCGCTCGCGGCCGTCGCCTTGAAAAAGTCGAACGTCCGCTCGATCTCGAGGAGGACGTTCTCCATCACCGCCTGCAGGACCGGGCCGACGTCCTCGTGGCGCACGCCCTCGACGGGCAGCCCCCGCTTCGCGTCCTCGGCGCCGTCGAACGGCAGGCCGAGTTCCTTCTGCACCGCCTCGGTGAAGGTGTTCCCGCCGATCCCCACGTCGCGCGTGAAGAGCGACGTGCCGCCGGAGACGAGATTGATGTTGATGGCGCTGGCGCCCGCATTGACCAGGGCGACGACCTTGCCGTGGTCCTCCGGATAGTTGGCCTCGAACGCGTTCTGCAGCGCGAAGGCGTCCACGTCCACGACGACCGCGGACTTGCCGACGGCGCTCACGACGCCCGTGTAGTCGGCGATCTTGTCCTTCTTCGCCGCCACGAGCATCACGTCCATCGTTCCCTGGCGCTCGGCCGGCGGCGTGAGGATCTGGTAGTCGAGGTTGACGTCCTGGATGTCGAACGGGATGTACTGCTCGGCCTCCCAGTGAATCGACTCGGCCAGGTCGGCGTCGGTCATGACCGGCAGGCTGATCTTCTTCACGATGACCGAACTGCCCGACAGCGAGGCCACGACGTCCTTGGCCTTGAAGCGCGGCGACTGCAGGAGCCGGCGCACCGCGTCGGTGACGACGCCGGCGTCGATGATGGCGCCGTCGACGATGCTGTCCGGCGGAAGCGGCTCGACGCCGATGGCCGTGACCTTGAAGCCCTTGCCCGACTTCTTCAGCTCGATGGCCTTGACGCCGCTGGAGCCGATGTCGAGCCCGACGACGGGTTTTGTTCTGCTGAACAGCACTACGACGCCTTCCCTTCTCGTGGCCAGCACGCGAGGCGCGGCCGCCGACCGCCCGGCAGGGGCAAACCTGATACCAACCCGCGGAGTTCTGGGCTCAGCTGGAAAATGCCCGAAACTGTGGGGGCTTCGGCTCGTCCGCCCCGGGAATGGCAGGATCCGCACTGACAAAATCGAGAGCGACTGACAGTTTTTTCCGTCGTGCTCAGGCCTCGCACAGCGTCCGCCTCCCCAAGTGGCTATCGGCGGAACCCGGCGATTACAGAAGGAGAAGTCGTGTGGGCAGTTTGGTTTAGCGTTACGAACGCCCGTGCAGTCGAGCGCAGAAGAGCGCCCAACGTCGCGTGCACGGACAGGTATCTGCCGGAAATCACCGGCAGGTCGACGTGCGTGGCTGCGCACCGTTGCGCACAATTCCGTGATCGAATGGATGTTCCCGTCCAATTTTTGACGGACCCCGACTCATCCAGTGCGTCTTGACCGCTCCGCTGGAGCGCGCGTATTATTTGGGTTTGCCGTTGTCAAGCCGGCACGGGAAGGGTACTGAAACGATGCGAACGTACGTGGCGACACCGAAGACGGTGGCGCGCCGCTGGCACGTCATCGACGCCGAGGGTCAGGTCCTCGGTCGCGTGGCGACGGCCGCGGCCAGGATGCTCCAGGGAAAGCACAAGCCCACCTATACGCCGTTCATCGACACGGGCGACCACGTCGTCATCGTGAACGCGGCCAAGGTCAAGCTCACCGGGCAGAAGGACGACCAGAAGGTCTACCGCTACCACTCCGGCTACGAAGGCGGTCTGCGTGAGGAGCGGGCCAAGGTCGTGCGCAAGCGCCAGCCCGCGCGCCTGGTGGAAGAAGCCGTACGCGGCATGCTGCCGAAGAGCGCCATCGGCGATGCGATGTACGGCAAGCTCAAGGTTTACGCCGACGCGAAGCACCCACACGAGGCGCAGCGTCCGACGAAGTTCGAGGTGGCCTAACGTGGCAGCATTGCAGTACTACGCGACCGGACGGCGCAAGACGTCCACCGCGCGCGTCTTCCTTCGCCCCGGCTCCGGGGCGATTACCGTCAACCACCGGGAAATCACGGACTTCTTTCCCACCGAGTCGCTCCGGA
Proteins encoded in this window:
- the pilO gene encoding type 4a pilus biogenesis protein PilO, with amino-acid sequence MASLQMNKLPWWGQMLVFALVGGMIVGGYKYFYEQDRHNELETRRAELAAINGRIDKGRETARKLPEFRAQVGDLEGRLESLKAILPEEKDVADLLRRIQSLAADSRLTIRHFRPRAIAVRELHAEWPIEIEVEGSYHNVGQFFDQVSKLPRIINIGAIEMVTSPRPTSGTTVTVKCTAMTFVLNEQPTQTGAQAAGGPAKKTE
- the accC gene encoding acetyl-CoA carboxylase biotin carboxylase subunit encodes the protein MFKKILVANRGEIALRIIFACRELGIKTVAVYSEADENSLHVRFADEDICIGGARSAESYLNVPAIISAAEITGADAIHPGYGFLSESAYLAEVCEACHIRFIGPDPHVIRLLGDKSKARRAMKKAGLPMLPGSDGAVDGEAHALQVAKDIGYPVIIKAVAGGGGRGMRIVKHAGDLPHNLRTAQREAEAAFGRGEVYIERYLEAPRHIEFQVLGDHHGSVIHLGERECSIQRRHQKLLEESPSPALSDKVRRKMGALVADAALAVQYTNAGTFEFLMDDKGQFYFMEVNTRVQVEHPVTEFVTGLDIVKEQIRIAAGERLSVRQSDVTFTGHSLECRINAEDPDTFVPSPGVIHAFSIPGGPGVRVDTAAHSECTITPYYDSMIAKVIVHGRDRAESLARMRRVLGMTVIEGIKTSIPLHLKILNDPDFVAGRMSTHFMERFMPPARPKSLAESA
- a CDS encoding tetratricopeptide repeat protein, giving the protein MSPSRIDELRRRVQNDPASIAFAQLAEEYRRSGQTDEAVRVCREGLTRHPGYLSARVTLGRALLDLSQLADARAEFEFVVTEAPENLAAVRGLAEICQRDGRLADALTYYQRALTLARHDPEIEELVQQLSRQVGAASTGDASGLSFEEAHRELLSAAERVPVARPAPPPPPPPAGAGSGSSTAPFDFDRLVAALGTPSAPPQLEAVIEGRPGAAPVSLPALESSDAPNPFAALEAELRAQDAARAAAVPPADAAPTILEQAAEAEVSAHTAPDPPTDVAPEAAVASIVVSSPELEAVSALEAAAETPVPSLDFSQLLVEQPATLEAPSPVVPAEGAGDAGESTSDLAGAAAAAESSAGDDLLGDLEGWLNTLHERSNG
- the accB gene encoding acetyl-CoA carboxylase biotin carboxyl carrier protein — encoded protein: MTADEIKALLELVQAHDLAEFEVEDAGFKLRVKRGGPHIVTHVVPAAAPVAAAPPPALDAPVAAPAPVPDGTELAIVKSPIVGTFYRSPEPGAAAFVSVGDTVKKGQVLCIIEAMKLMNEIDSEYEGEIANVYVENGQPVQYGERIFAIRLRS
- a CDS encoding PKD domain-containing protein; translation: MSRASSLALLVVAAIGVGACTVKKTEVPPLSGPSELGLSVTTRVSPDQLKQDGASVATVEITARGADGRPARAVQLRVEIIVNGAAFDYGKLSTRTVVTGDDGVARLTYTAPLPLADPIDPFTIVNLAVTPVGTDFAGSVERYVEIRLVPPDDRIILPPNSPPVAAFTVTPTPVKAYVPVTFDASATKDEGVLCGTGCAYSWDFGDGSQGTGMVVLHEFRASGTYAVRLTVMDVRGATSTTTQSITVTATARPTASFTYSPAEPRFGQEVFFNAASSTAAEGLTIVAYDWDFGTGRTGSGMTVAKRYDVDLIPPGALPGDDVTFNVTLTVTDSSFSPNGVGVVTQAVKIKVP
- the pilM gene encoding type IV pilus assembly protein PilM, which produces MLFSRTKPVVGLDIGSSGVKAIELKKSGKGFKVTAIGVEPLPPDSIVDGAIIDAGVVTDAVRRLLQSPRFKAKDVVASLSGSSVIVKKISLPVMTDADLAESIHWEAEQYIPFDIQDVNLDYQILTPPAERQGTMDVMLVAAKKDKIADYTGVVSAVGKSAVVVDVDAFALQNAFEANYPEDHGKVVALVNAGASAININLVSGGTSLFTRDVGIGGNTFTEAVQKELGLPFDGAEDAKRGLPVEGVRHEDVGPVLQAVMENVLLEIERTFDFFKATAASDHIDKVMVSGGTSLVEHFSGALRERLGTEVDRFDPFRNVPIDAAALNGSNAADLGPMCAVAVGLALRKEGDR
- a CDS encoding Xaa-Pro peptidase family protein, whose protein sequence is MPPPDDRLRARLAAAQDLATAPDRDALLVTSPIHLRYLFGLDVSAGAALVLAGRTLAVADQRYVDVFRDAGTRLGVDVVPVARGDAYETAIAAAAADAGVRRMGIEADHLTVARRHALSEALRASGAGVCVDTTGLLAGKRVVKDAWELGVLREAGRRLAEVAACILPKVSDGPTERQLAWEIDQALRNAGFDKPAFETIVASGPNAARPHHRPTTRQVEQGDLVVVDFGGLLDGYAVDMTRTVVGRGVPAERRRWVRAVAAAQEAAIAAAAPGTLPSSVDDAARSALAAEGLADYFVHGTGHGLGLEVHERPWIAPRGDADGPLLAGMVFTVEPGVYLPPLGGVRIEDDVVVTPSGVERLTGLPPTNEIQ
- a CDS encoding PilN domain-containing protein, with protein sequence MIRINLLAEKQKLAAPSRFTLDEGKKIALAGGLLVALAMGYVGWSFWSMGQEEASLNAEIDAARAEEQRLIKVISEVHDFEARRERLEQRVSLIEELRRGQTAPVHILDQISRNLPDQMWLTRVGQSGYDLTIEGNCLSLTSLSDFVGALEQSRYFARPVEIVNSEVVAATSTAPELIKFSVKAGFQMAGLKSVAAPAATTPPAKGGARG
- the rplM gene encoding 50S ribosomal protein L13 — translated: MRTYVATPKTVARRWHVIDAEGQVLGRVATAAARMLQGKHKPTYTPFIDTGDHVVIVNAAKVKLTGQKDDQKVYRYHSGYEGGLREERAKVVRKRQPARLVEEAVRGMLPKSAIGDAMYGKLKVYADAKHPHEAQRPTKFEVA
- the pilQ gene encoding type IV pilus secretin PilQ gives rise to the protein MAPLVTLVACVTLLAGHAAVLGAASEVAATPLLRALSTRDDGGVSAVVIESTEPVAYVTSQPDPLTVLVDLRNVRLGVSPVPGGREGIAPVDRVRLEETVAADGTPLARVRVSLDRAAPHRVRTSRNLILVEVDRAAAAPAASATAAVASRVTATELRAVRASRSGDEVTVAIVGNGLLTASTVEDAKDLPPRVLLDFAGVAAGRSVPSVIGVNQADVSRVRVATNSRDPLVTRVVVDLKRKLEYRVEAGDGDSDEVRVVFAADAAPAAQPEQAGATAEPAVAPEAPAAEPAPEPAATEPAPEPAATVVPAAVTAVPRQEPQAAQAPAMPSQMPDAAPAAARFSGHPVSLDFQGADLRAVLRTFSEISGLNVVIDPSINGTVDVSLRDVPWDQALDIILKSNKLGYFVDGTIVRIAPLTVLADEEKQRRALADEQALAGELRVFTRPLSYAKAADLIPILTRSALSSRGEVQVDPRTNTIIIRDLPARLTAAENLLAALDLPQPQVEIEARIVQTTRDFARNIGVQWGVSGRVSPELGNTTGLAFPNNGSLTGRTGPVQGPDAAPTGVGLGVANATSALGLALGSINGAVNLDVALSALERSGQGRLLSTPRVSTQNNVEAEITQGVQIPIQTVANNTVTVTFKDAALTLKVTPQITASNTVIMRVNLENAAPDYSRAINDIPPIDTQRAVTTVLVADGETTVIGGIYLSREQSVQGRTPLLSRVPLLGWLFKRDEMSDESRELLIFITPRITKG